The Trichosurus vulpecula isolate mTriVul1 chromosome 9, mTriVul1.pri, whole genome shotgun sequence region TGAAGCAGAGGGCAGGTCAGAGGAAGCCTGCCACTTCCTATGTGAGGACCACAATCAACAAAAATGCCCGGGCCACACTCAACAGCGTCCGGCATATCATCCGCAAGAATAAATACCGGAAAGATCTCCGCATGGCTACTCTACGCCGGGCCAGCGCCATCCTTCGAAGCCAGAAGCCAGTGGTGGTGAAGAAGAAGCAAACCCGCCCACCCAAGAGCACCTAAGGTGCCAGGCCTGCCTTTGGCTAATAAAGTCAgtctgcccaaaaaaaaaaaaatgaatgttaaaaaattatctgtacatgtaattgaaaaaaaataccattaaaaCTACTACCAAACTTATGCATATTCTGTCTTGATAAATTTACCTAATACAGTTAGATTGCCAGACTTTTACACAGTGCTATGCTTTGTATCAGGCTGATTTCTAGCTTAGAgttaaataaattcaaattacacacatacatgtctTTGCACACTAACACACATCTACATGCGTATACACATATGACAACATGAcctaatggatagagaactagacacagggtcacaaagatcaACATAAGTCTTGCccctgacatatactggctgtgtcatcctgggcagaTCAGCAAAGCTCTTAGAGCtccagataactctctaagattctaagtttcAGAGTTCCAATCTACTTTGATTGGAGTTGTTCATTGGGAGCTCCCTTTATTGATGTAATCCCAAGActgataaaaacaaattacaaaaagcTCCATACGCACCCATGTTTCTACGAAGTCCAAGACACAGCCCAAAGCAATTGGGTTTTGCTGCTTATAAAGATATATGCAATAAAGACTGAAGTTTAGTGAAAAATATTGACCTTGCCTCTTTGGGTTACCTTTTGTTCTGACTCAAATTCATTTGCCTTCTAAAACAGAGAGGATATTGGGAATGTATAATTTTAAGTGGGGTAATCTTCTGAAATGGAGGGCAATAATCTGTGCTGTGAAATagaggtcaaaaagaaaagacttaatcTAAGCTTGGGGATACTTTGACTGGCTTTTATTAGTGGGGGAATGGTGAATTATA contains the following coding sequences:
- the LOC118831532 gene encoding 60S ribosomal protein L28-like; the protein is MSAHLQWMVLRNCSSFLIKRNKQTYSTEPNNLKARNSFRYNGLIHRKTVGIEPAADGKGIVVVLKQRAGQRKPATSYVRTTINKNARATLNSVRHIIRKNKYRKDLRMATLRRASAILRSQKPVVVKKKQTRPPKST